One segment of Streptomyces roseifaciens DNA contains the following:
- a CDS encoding ABC transporter substrate-binding protein has product MRTSLRSVRGARSALALLAAGTLALSAAGCSDDGGAPDSGRPTSDAIRQTVRLPRLNGQKLKVTAVWTGAEQKGFTKVLEEFSRRTGAQVAYVPSGDDMSAFVGSKIAGGDPPDVAMLQQPGALREFAQKGWLKPLGGEAAAELDKNFTKGWQELGSYGGKRYGVYFKVSNKSLVWYNTKVFDGAGAKEPKTWPEFLSTAQLIADYGIPPVSVGGADGWTLTDWFENIYLSQAGPEKYDQLAQHRIPWTDPSVKDALTALGRLFGGKGLLADGNAGAIQTQFPTSVTQTFTGGEEPKAAMVFEGDFAAANVTGAGARIGKEAKVFPFPAVGAKAPVVTGGDVGVALKDGPAAQALLTFLASADAAQVWAGQGGFLSANRNLALDAYPGDVLRSIARAVVAAGDDFRFDMSDLAPASFGGKPGQGEWKHLQDFLKNPGDVAGTQQRLESDAAKAFKS; this is encoded by the coding sequence ATGCGGACTTCGCTTCGTTCGGTGCGCGGGGCGCGCAGCGCTCTGGCACTCCTCGCGGCCGGGACGCTCGCCCTGTCGGCCGCCGGGTGCAGTGACGACGGGGGCGCGCCGGACAGCGGCAGACCGACGTCGGACGCGATCCGGCAGACCGTGCGACTGCCCAGGCTGAACGGGCAGAAGCTCAAGGTGACGGCGGTCTGGACGGGCGCCGAGCAGAAGGGCTTCACGAAGGTCCTGGAGGAGTTCTCCCGGCGCACGGGCGCCCAGGTGGCCTACGTGCCCAGCGGCGACGACATGTCCGCCTTCGTCGGCTCGAAGATCGCGGGCGGCGACCCGCCGGACGTGGCCATGCTGCAACAGCCCGGGGCGCTGCGGGAGTTCGCGCAGAAGGGCTGGCTCAAGCCGCTCGGCGGCGAGGCGGCGGCCGAGCTGGACAAGAACTTCACCAAGGGGTGGCAGGAGCTCGGCTCGTACGGGGGCAAGCGCTACGGCGTCTACTTCAAGGTCAGCAACAAGTCCCTGGTCTGGTACAACACGAAGGTCTTCGACGGGGCCGGGGCCAAGGAGCCGAAGACCTGGCCGGAGTTCCTGAGCACCGCGCAGCTGATCGCGGACTACGGCATCCCGCCGGTCTCGGTGGGCGGGGCGGACGGCTGGACGCTCACCGACTGGTTCGAGAACATCTACCTCTCCCAGGCGGGCCCGGAGAAGTACGACCAGTTGGCGCAGCACCGGATCCCGTGGACGGACCCGTCCGTGAAGGACGCCCTGACGGCGCTCGGCCGGCTCTTCGGCGGGAAGGGCCTGCTGGCGGACGGCAACGCGGGGGCGATCCAGACGCAGTTCCCCACCTCGGTCACCCAGACGTTCACCGGCGGGGAGGAGCCGAAGGCCGCCATGGTCTTCGAGGGCGACTTCGCGGCGGCCAACGTCACCGGGGCCGGGGCGCGGATCGGCAAGGAGGCCAAGGTCTTCCCCTTCCCCGCGGTGGGCGCGAAGGCGCCGGTGGTGACCGGCGGCGACGTGGGCGTGGCGCTGAAGGACGGCCCGGCCGCGCAGGCGCTGCTGACCTTCCTCGCCTCGGCCGACGCGGCGCAGGTGTGGGCCGGGCAGGGCGGCTTCCTGTCCGCCAACAGGAACCTCGCCCTCGACGCCTATCCCGGCGACGTGCTCCGCTCCATCGCCAGGGCCGTGGTCGCCGCGGGCGACGACTTCCGCTTCGACATGTCCGACCTGGCCCCCGCCTCCTTCGGCGGCAAGCCGGGCCAGGGCGAGTGGAAGCACCTCCAGGATTTCCTGAAGAACCCCGGCGACGTGGCGGGCACCCAGCAGAGGCTGGAGTCCGACGCGGCCAAGGCGTTCAAGAGCTGA
- a CDS encoding FtsK/SpoIIIE domain-containing protein yields MQIRLTVLGPLSGHHTTAPAAPTAKCACDVLVTAPAGTALAGVTSGLAAAVAAAGSDLGTGAVVVYAGAERLDPQRSALGEPPLIDGAVLSLCAPADPEEHAGVLMSGVPEAAARLHVVSGPDAGGVHLLHGGEVHVGRSATADIPLDDPDVSRLHCAVVLHDDGTVTLRDLGSTNGTVLAGEPVGEEPVRFPAGELLRVGESVLSLHAADDASPRVLPAAPDGEGHLRVGGGLPVAGPATPTGAVAPPVRGAWLGAPAGPAADANPGHEEPVTHGGRGFALRDAGAGGLSVRVPAQPGPSGAPVPGRPVRPGGAAEPGPADAYGARGTAARPGGTGGTARDGGADPYAAGGPAGTTGRPSWAGESRRTSYDGGTDPYGTGSGTGAPGQPGRAGEAGGTAQDGEAGPHGARGAAGRPGWTGQTGQTGGTAQGSGTRAYGAGSGADAAGQPGRHGETGRTGQDGDTGPHGARGAAARPGWTGQAGGTAQDSGTRAYGTGSESGAAGQPGRAGEAGWVGQDGGAGPYGMGSGPGAAGQPGGVNPYGGGAGAGEQPGQSGGPGGFGGGLPGQRAYPGPAGGSGLPGQAGPYGQPGQPGQPGQPDGSGHPDGYSAAGHANPAGEAGPHAPGRTGSPYEGGSAGGPGVHDGPAGHGGHGSAGTGQPGEAGKRPRGRGIGAWARRLTGGRSGGRGAGEDEWGDGRDDAGAADAARAEAAALRERWPDPASVLLTALGPGPRLWERGPDHPDLLTVRLGTADRHAPESGALLPSVPVTVGLREAGSLGLAGPRGRLSALARSVLAQLAALHAPASLEFVLISADRARPVEERLAEWSWLGWLPQLRPVRGQDCRLLVAYDREQAAARTAELVRRLDEGPLGPHWPAAAPAAVAAAAERHAGPYTVVIVDGDPGSAELRETVGRLAAGGPAAGIHLVCLADAPATTPASPVPSTLATARTASPAFPYCGAVALLSGDVATVVQVIHRAPGGGGAAGEGEAPAGPAVIAAVDAVSRAWAERFARALAPLRMADGALHGAAARVAAALPRSARLLDELGLARATPASLTARWAAATDRGTRPGGRAVAVLGAGPHGPLSVDLAADGPHLLVEGCPGSGKTELLRSLAASLAAADRPDRLSLVLVDGAGAERGEGLRVCTDLPHVSTYLAAADPVRMREFAQALTSELKRRAELLGRLDFTAWHTQHAAASAVQAVAPRRPAEGSGDLDSLPTGTLKLRTQKDGPSLTAQTALPRLVVLVDDFDALVAPALGSTGRPAAGSVVRALEAVARDGERLGVHLVAASGRPDRTADTAAVERAGLRATLEIAPPSADGTPGDGSGAGEPAPGRGRLMRPDDDATTPFQAGRVTGRIPRTATLRPTVVTVDWQRMGDPPTRRQVRELGNGPTDLALLASALQRAAQSAGAEAAPPLL; encoded by the coding sequence ATGCAGATCAGGCTGACCGTCCTCGGGCCGCTCAGCGGCCACCACACCACCGCGCCCGCCGCGCCCACCGCGAAGTGCGCCTGCGACGTGCTGGTGACCGCTCCCGCGGGGACCGCGCTGGCCGGGGTGACCAGCGGCCTGGCCGCCGCCGTGGCCGCGGCCGGCTCCGACCTCGGCACCGGGGCCGTCGTGGTCTACGCCGGGGCCGAGCGGCTCGACCCGCAGCGCAGCGCGCTCGGCGAGCCGCCCCTGATCGACGGCGCCGTGCTGTCCCTGTGCGCCCCGGCCGACCCGGAGGAGCACGCGGGCGTGCTGATGTCCGGCGTGCCGGAGGCCGCGGCGCGGCTGCACGTCGTCTCCGGGCCCGACGCGGGCGGCGTGCACCTGCTGCACGGCGGCGAGGTGCACGTGGGGCGCTCCGCCACGGCCGACATCCCGCTCGACGACCCCGACGTCTCCCGGCTGCACTGCGCCGTCGTCCTCCACGACGACGGTACGGTCACGCTGCGCGATCTGGGCTCCACCAACGGCACCGTCCTCGCGGGCGAGCCGGTCGGCGAGGAGCCGGTGCGGTTCCCCGCCGGGGAGCTGCTGCGGGTGGGCGAGTCGGTGCTGAGCCTGCACGCCGCGGACGACGCCTCCCCGCGCGTCCTTCCGGCCGCCCCCGACGGCGAGGGCCACCTGCGGGTCGGCGGCGGCCTGCCGGTCGCGGGCCCCGCGACCCCGACGGGCGCGGTCGCCCCGCCGGTCCGCGGCGCCTGGCTGGGCGCGCCGGCCGGCCCGGCGGCCGACGCGAACCCCGGCCACGAGGAGCCGGTGACGCACGGGGGCCGCGGTTTCGCGCTGCGGGACGCGGGCGCGGGCGGCCTGTCGGTCCGCGTCCCGGCCCAGCCGGGGCCGTCGGGAGCGCCGGTGCCGGGCCGCCCCGTCCGGCCGGGCGGGGCGGCAGAGCCCGGCCCGGCGGACGCCTACGGAGCGAGGGGCACGGCAGCACGGCCCGGCGGGACCGGCGGCACGGCCCGGGACGGCGGCGCGGACCCGTACGCGGCCGGAGGACCGGCAGGAACGACGGGCCGGCCGAGCTGGGCGGGCGAGTCCCGCAGGACCTCCTACGACGGCGGCACGGACCCGTACGGCACGGGAAGCGGAACCGGTGCGCCGGGACAGCCGGGCCGGGCGGGCGAGGCCGGCGGGACGGCCCAGGACGGCGAGGCGGGCCCGCATGGGGCGCGCGGCGCGGCGGGCCGACCGGGCTGGACGGGTCAGACGGGTCAGACGGGCGGAACAGCCCAGGGCTCCGGCACGCGCGCGTACGGCGCGGGAAGCGGCGCCGACGCGGCAGGGCAGCCGGGCCGGCACGGCGAAACCGGAAGGACGGGCCAAGACGGCGACACGGGCCCGCACGGGGCGCGCGGCGCGGCAGCCCGGCCGGGCTGGACGGGGCAGGCCGGCGGAACGGCACAGGACTCCGGCACGCGCGCGTACGGCACGGGAAGCGAGAGCGGCGCGGCAGGGCAGCCGGGCCGGGCGGGCGAGGCCGGGTGGGTCGGCCAGGACGGCGGCGCGGGCCCGTACGGAATGGGAAGCGGACCCGGCGCGGCGGGACAGCCGGGCGGCGTGAACCCGTACGGCGGCGGAGCCGGTGCCGGGGAGCAGCCGGGGCAGTCCGGCGGGCCCGGCGGCTTCGGCGGCGGGCTGCCCGGACAGCGCGCGTACCCGGGCCCGGCGGGCGGCTCCGGGCTGCCCGGACAGGCCGGCCCGTACGGTCAGCCCGGTCAGCCCGGTCAGCCCGGTCAGCCGGATGGTTCCGGTCACCCTGACGGGTACTCCGCAGCCGGTCACGCGAACCCGGCCGGCGAGGCCGGCCCTCACGCCCCGGGGCGCACCGGCAGCCCCTACGAAGGCGGTTCCGCCGGCGGCCCGGGTGTCCACGACGGTCCCGCCGGGCACGGCGGCCACGGCAGCGCCGGAACCGGACAGCCCGGCGAAGCCGGCAAGCGCCCCCGGGGCCGCGGCATAGGCGCATGGGCCCGGCGGCTCACCGGCGGCCGGAGCGGCGGCCGGGGAGCGGGCGAGGACGAGTGGGGTGACGGCCGCGACGATGCCGGCGCCGCGGATGCCGCCCGCGCCGAGGCCGCCGCGCTGCGCGAGCGCTGGCCCGACCCCGCGTCGGTGCTGCTGACGGCGCTGGGCCCGGGCCCCCGCCTGTGGGAGCGCGGCCCGGACCACCCCGACCTGCTGACCGTACGGCTGGGCACGGCCGACCGGCACGCGCCGGAGAGCGGCGCCCTGCTGCCCTCCGTGCCGGTGACGGTCGGGCTGCGCGAGGCCGGTTCGCTGGGGCTCGCCGGGCCGCGCGGGCGGCTGTCCGCGCTGGCCCGCTCCGTGCTGGCCCAGCTGGCGGCGCTGCACGCCCCCGCGTCCCTGGAGTTCGTACTGATCAGCGCGGACCGGGCGCGCCCGGTCGAGGAGCGGCTGGCGGAGTGGTCCTGGCTGGGCTGGCTGCCGCAGCTGCGCCCGGTGCGCGGGCAGGACTGCCGGCTGCTGGTCGCCTACGACCGCGAGCAGGCCGCGGCCCGCACCGCGGAGCTGGTGCGCCGTCTGGACGAGGGCCCGCTGGGCCCGCACTGGCCGGCGGCGGCCCCGGCGGCGGTGGCGGCCGCGGCCGAGCGCCACGCGGGCCCGTACACGGTGGTGATCGTGGACGGCGACCCCGGTTCGGCGGAGCTGCGGGAGACGGTCGGGCGGCTGGCGGCGGGCGGTCCCGCGGCGGGCATCCACCTGGTGTGCCTGGCGGACGCCCCGGCGACGACGCCGGCGTCCCCGGTGCCGTCGACGCTGGCCACGGCCCGTACGGCGTCCCCGGCGTTCCCGTACTGCGGTGCGGTGGCCCTGCTGAGCGGTGACGTCGCCACGGTGGTGCAGGTGATCCACCGGGCGCCGGGCGGGGGCGGGGCCGCGGGCGAGGGCGAGGCGCCGGCCGGTCCGGCCGTGATCGCGGCCGTCGACGCCGTGTCGCGCGCGTGGGCCGAGCGGTTCGCGCGGGCGCTGGCGCCGCTGCGGATGGCGGACGGCGCGCTGCACGGCGCGGCGGCGCGGGTGGCGGCGGCGCTTCCGCGGAGCGCGCGCCTGCTGGACGAGCTGGGTCTGGCGCGCGCGACGCCGGCCTCGCTGACGGCCCGCTGGGCGGCGGCCACGGACCGCGGCACGCGCCCCGGCGGCCGCGCCGTGGCCGTGCTCGGCGCGGGCCCGCACGGCCCGCTGTCGGTGGACCTGGCGGCGGACGGCCCGCACCTGCTGGTGGAGGGCTGTCCGGGCAGCGGCAAGACCGAGCTGCTGCGCTCGCTCGCCGCGTCGCTGGCGGCGGCCGACCGGCCCGACCGGCTCTCGCTCGTCCTGGTGGACGGCGCGGGCGCGGAGCGCGGCGAGGGCCTGCGGGTGTGCACGGACCTGCCGCACGTCTCGACGTATCTGGCGGCCGCGGACCCGGTGCGCATGCGGGAGTTCGCCCAGGCGCTCACTTCGGAGCTCAAGCGCCGCGCGGAGCTGCTGGGCCGGCTGGACTTCACCGCGTGGCACACCCAGCACGCCGCCGCGTCCGCCGTGCAGGCGGTCGCGCCCCGCCGCCCGGCGGAGGGCTCCGGCGACCTGGACTCCCTGCCGACGGGGACGCTCAAGCTGCGTACGCAGAAGGACGGCCCGTCGCTCACGGCCCAGACGGCCCTGCCGCGCCTGGTGGTGCTGGTGGACGACTTCGACGCCCTGGTCGCCCCGGCCCTGGGCAGTACGGGCCGCCCGGCGGCGGGTTCGGTCGTGCGGGCGCTGGAGGCGGTGGCCCGGGACGGCGAGCGGCTGGGCGTCCACCTGGTGGCGGCGTCGGGCCGCCCGGACCGTACGGCCGACACGGCGGCGGTCGAGCGGGCCGGGCTGCGCGCGACGCTGGAGATCGCGCCGCCGTCGGCGGACGGCACGCCGGGCGACGGGAGCGGCGCGGGCGAGCCCGCTCCGGGCCGCGGCCGGCTGATGCGGCCGGACGACGACGCGACGACGCCGTTCCAGGCGGGCCGGGTGACGGGCCGCATCCCGCGGACGGCGACGCTCCGCCCGACGGTCGTGACGGTGGACTGGCAGCGCATGGGCGACCCGCCCACCCGGCGTCAGGTGCGCGAGCTGGGCAACGGCCCGACGGACCTGGCGTTGCTCGCGAGCGCGTTGCAGCGCGCCGCGCAGTCGGCGGGAGCGGAGGCGGCGCCACCGCTGCTCTGA
- a CDS encoding serine/threonine-protein kinase → MRPVGSKYLLEEVLGRGATGTVWRARQREAAGAEAAVAGQPGETVAIKVLKEELANDADVVMRFLRERSVLLRLTHPNIVRTRDLVVEGDLLALVMDLVDGPDLHRYLRDNGPFTPVAAALLTAQIADALAVSHADGIVHRDLKPANVLLRSDGGQMHPMLTDFGIARLADSPGLTRTHEFVGTPAYVAPESAEGRPQTSAVDIYGAGILLYELVTGRPPFAGATALEVLHQHLSSEPRRPTTVPEPLWTVIERCLRKRPEERPSAENLARALRVVAAGVGVHASPAQAEAALGVAALLAPDPEPAVVPGTGTGQGSGPGAGDADPTQVLPSTAGSPGAPGSYDPNAATSLLPSASAGGNGPDADATRVMPAGSGPGGADPTRAMPPVPPLPPEGDGAHPWQTQLRAARDRNDQTQVQYLDPSEDPLRRRPQRRPGQPQPQQPPQPPRGGQGYGQQGYGQQGHGGQGYGGQYAPQPHQGHQPPPPQHYTPPQSYAPQQPQQPQQPQQPQQPAPRRRQQRQQPQPRYQQPPAPQPQPYAPEPPAPRREPRPPRQRSANPMRIPGLGCLKGCLFLIVILVIGSWCIWEFTPLKDWVADGKSFWDATWDWVTDVKDWISGLASSK, encoded by the coding sequence GTGCGGCCGGTAGGCAGCAAGTACCTGCTCGAGGAGGTGCTCGGTCGCGGAGCGACCGGCACCGTCTGGCGAGCGCGCCAGCGGGAGGCCGCGGGCGCCGAGGCCGCCGTGGCCGGGCAGCCCGGCGAGACCGTCGCGATCAAGGTGCTCAAGGAGGAGCTCGCCAACGACGCGGACGTCGTGATGCGCTTCCTGCGCGAGCGCTCCGTCCTCCTGCGGCTCACCCACCCCAACATCGTCCGCACCCGCGACCTGGTCGTCGAGGGCGATCTGCTCGCCCTGGTCATGGACCTCGTCGACGGCCCGGACCTGCACCGCTACCTGCGCGACAACGGGCCCTTCACCCCGGTCGCCGCGGCGCTCCTCACCGCCCAGATCGCCGACGCGCTCGCCGTGAGCCACGCCGACGGCATCGTCCACCGGGACCTCAAGCCCGCCAACGTCCTCCTGCGGAGCGACGGCGGCCAGATGCACCCGATGCTCACCGACTTCGGCATCGCGCGCCTCGCGGACTCCCCGGGCCTCACCCGCACCCACGAATTCGTCGGCACGCCCGCCTACGTGGCGCCCGAGTCCGCCGAGGGCCGCCCGCAGACCTCCGCCGTCGACATCTACGGCGCCGGCATCCTGCTCTACGAGCTGGTCACCGGCCGCCCGCCGTTCGCGGGCGCGACCGCGCTCGAAGTGCTCCACCAGCACCTCAGCTCCGAGCCGCGCCGCCCCACCACCGTTCCCGAGCCGCTGTGGACGGTCATCGAGCGCTGCCTGCGCAAGCGGCCCGAGGAGCGCCCGAGCGCGGAGAACCTGGCCCGGGCCCTGCGCGTCGTCGCCGCGGGCGTCGGCGTGCACGCCTCCCCGGCGCAGGCCGAGGCCGCCCTCGGCGTCGCCGCGCTGCTCGCGCCCGACCCGGAGCCGGCCGTCGTGCCCGGCACCGGCACCGGCCAGGGCTCCGGCCCCGGCGCGGGTGACGCCGACCCCACCCAGGTGCTGCCGTCGACGGCGGGCTCCCCGGGGGCCCCGGGCTCCTACGACCCGAACGCCGCCACCAGCCTCCTGCCGAGCGCCTCCGCCGGAGGCAACGGCCCCGACGCCGACGCCACCCGCGTCATGCCCGCCGGCTCCGGCCCCGGCGGCGCCGACCCGACCCGCGCCATGCCGCCCGTGCCGCCGCTGCCCCCGGAGGGCGACGGCGCCCACCCCTGGCAGACCCAGCTGCGGGCCGCCCGCGACCGCAACGACCAGACCCAGGTGCAGTACCTCGACCCGAGCGAGGACCCGCTGCGCCGCCGCCCCCAGCGGCGCCCCGGACAGCCGCAGCCGCAGCAGCCCCCGCAGCCGCCGCGGGGCGGACAGGGTTACGGGCAGCAGGGTTACGGGCAGCAGGGCCACGGTGGCCAGGGCTACGGCGGGCAGTACGCCCCCCAGCCGCATCAGGGGCACCAGCCCCCGCCCCCGCAGCACTACACGCCGCCGCAGTCGTACGCGCCGCAGCAGCCCCAGCAGCCTCAGCAGCCGCAGCAGCCGCAGCAGCCTGCGCCCCGCAGACGGCAGCAGCGGCAGCAGCCCCAGCCGCGCTACCAGCAGCCCCCGGCGCCCCAGCCGCAGCCGTACGCCCCCGAGCCGCCGGCCCCGCGCCGGGAGCCGCGGCCGCCGCGGCAGCGCAGTGCGAACCCGATGCGGATCCCCGGGCTCGGCTGCCTCAAGGGCTGCCTGTTCCTCATCGTCATCCTGGTGATCGGTTCCTGGTGCATCTGGGAATTCACCCCCTTGAAGGACTGGGTCGCCGACGGCAAGAGCTTCTGGGACGCGACCTGGGACTGGGTCACCGACGTCAAGGACTGGATCTCGGGGCTCGCCTCCAGCAAGTGA